The following nucleotide sequence is from uncultured Draconibacterium sp..
CAGTTAAAATCGGAACACGAAAAGTACATTAATGAGAAGAGTTCGCATTTGGCGAAGGAAGAAAACAAGTACAAACAACGTGAGACAACTTTAAATCAACGTCGCGATGAGTTAAATCGAAAAACAAAAGAATTTGAAACGACACGTCGTGAAGTTGAAGCTATTCGCGAGAATTTGAATACACAATTACAGCGTGTAGAACATAAAAGCGAAGAGCTTGACAAAGTGCACAGACAGCACCTTGAAAAACTAGAGCAAATTTCAGGACTTTCGGCTGATGATGCAAAAGAGCAGTTGGTAGAATCGTTACAGGAAGAAGCCAAAACTGAAGCCGTTGCATACATTAACGAAATAATGGAAGAGGCGAAACAAACAGCTAACAAGGAAGCAAAAAAGATCGTTGTAAAATCGATTCAACGTGTGGCTACCGAAACGGCTATTGAAAACGCTGTTACTATTTTCCACATTGAAAGCGATGAGATTAAAGGACGAATTATTGGTCGAGAAGGCCGTAACATTCGTGCACTTGAAGCTGCTACCGGTGTTGAAATTGTTGTTGATGATACTCCTGAAGCCATTGTGCTTTCAGCTTTCGATCCGGTACGTCGCGAGATTGCCCGCCTGGCTTTACACCAGCTGGTAACCGACGGACGTATCCACCCGGCACGAATTGAGGAAGTGGTACAGAAAGTAAAAAAACAAATTGATGAAGAAGTGATCGAAACCGGTAAACGAACCGCCATCGATCTTGGAATTCATGGTTTACACCCTGAGTTGATTCGTTTGGTAGGTAAAATGAAGTACCGTTCGTCATACGGACAAAACCTTCTGCAACACTCGCGCGAGGTAGCTAACCTTTGTGCTACAATGGCGTCGGAGCTGGGATTAAATCCTAAAAAGGCAAAACGTGCCGGACTGTTGCACGATATTGGTAAAGTGCCGGATGACGAGCCGGAATTGCCACACGCAGTACTGGGTATGAAACTCGCCGAGAAATTCAAGGAGAAGCCAGATATTTGCAATGCGATTGGAGCGCACCACGACGAAGTGGAAATGCAATCGTTATTTGCACCAATCGTTCAGGTTTGTGATGCCATTTCAGGTGCTCGACCGGGTGCCCGTCGCGAAGTGGTTGAATCGTACATTAAACGATTGAAAGACCTTGAAGACCTGGCGCTTTCTTATCCTGGAGTATTAAAAACCTATGCTATCCAGGCAGGTAGAGAACTACGTGTTATTGTTGGAGCCGAAAAAATGAATGACCAGGAAACAGAACAACTTTCATACGATATCTCTAAACGTATTCAGGATGAAATGACTTATCCGGGACAAATTAAAATTACTGTTATCAGGGAAACCCGTGCAGTAAGCTACGCGAAGTAAGAAGTACAAATTGACAGATATAAAAAACTTCGACCGTTTGGTCGAAGTTTTTTTATGTCTAAAATTTTGCCACTTGAATGAATATTCTTAAAAGCTAGGTGGATTAAAATATTGAGATAGCAGAAGAGTTACTGTAACTTTCTGCCTGCCGGCGGCCTTCATTTTTGTCTTGACACAAAAACGAAGCAAAAAGGTCAAGGCTGCTTTTGCTCTTAATCCTCCGTTTTCATAAAACCAAAATTCGGACTGGTGATCTCCTCGATTCCTCGGAGCTTCCCGCTCTCATTAAGGTTTTATTTCAACTCCGGGCAAAGATCAAAAGAGGCCGTCCACTGATGTATGGTCTGCCGCATCAGAGCCTGGTCTCGTCCGGTGAGCCGGAAAACAAG
It contains:
- the rny gene encoding ribonuclease Y, with protein sequence MDIIIGVAAGFIVGGALAYLVWDKALKAKKNRIIGEGKSEAEVIKKDKILQAKEKFLQLKSEHEKYINEKSSHLAKEENKYKQRETTLNQRRDELNRKTKEFETTRREVEAIRENLNTQLQRVEHKSEELDKVHRQHLEKLEQISGLSADDAKEQLVESLQEEAKTEAVAYINEIMEEAKQTANKEAKKIVVKSIQRVATETAIENAVTIFHIESDEIKGRIIGREGRNIRALEAATGVEIVVDDTPEAIVLSAFDPVRREIARLALHQLVTDGRIHPARIEEVVQKVKKQIDEEVIETGKRTAIDLGIHGLHPELIRLVGKMKYRSSYGQNLLQHSREVANLCATMASELGLNPKKAKRAGLLHDIGKVPDDEPELPHAVLGMKLAEKFKEKPDICNAIGAHHDEVEMQSLFAPIVQVCDAISGARPGARREVVESYIKRLKDLEDLALSYPGVLKTYAIQAGRELRVIVGAEKMNDQETEQLSYDISKRIQDEMTYPGQIKITVIRETRAVSYAK